The proteins below come from a single Edaphobacter acidisoli genomic window:
- the coaBC gene encoding bifunctional phosphopantothenoylcysteine decarboxylase/phosphopantothenate--cysteine ligase CoaBC: MSAERVKVTVGVSGGIAAYKSVELVRLLQEAGLDPHVVMTRAATKFVGPLTFAGITGHKVITDLWGEDAGASAERTEDAVSAMEHINEAQTAQALVVAPATADILAKFANGLADDFLSTMFLATTAPVVVAPAMNVNMWQHPAVQANVATLRARGVKIVEPGSGYLACGMTGGGRLAEPAAIAAAVAEVLARSGEKDDFAGETVLVTAGGTREAIDPVRFIGNRSSGRMGYAIAEAARRRGARVILVSAPVSLAAPAGCEIVPVVSAEEMRGAVMLRLAEATIVVMAAAVSDYRVKHVAEQKLKRTGERMLELEPTEDILAETAKRRREGTLIVGFAAETENVLANGRAKLERKGVDAVVVNDVSSSETGFDSDQNAGSFLTRDGVTELPVMSKVEMAGRILDEVRRLRTVATVAHRTSGI; encoded by the coding sequence ATGAGCGCCGAACGGGTGAAGGTGACGGTTGGAGTTTCGGGAGGCATTGCAGCCTACAAGTCCGTCGAGCTGGTGCGGTTGCTGCAGGAGGCTGGTCTCGATCCGCATGTCGTGATGACGCGCGCAGCCACGAAGTTTGTAGGCCCGCTGACCTTTGCGGGAATTACAGGCCACAAGGTCATTACCGATCTCTGGGGTGAAGATGCCGGCGCTAGTGCGGAGCGCACAGAGGACGCGGTGTCTGCGATGGAGCACATCAATGAAGCCCAGACAGCACAGGCGCTGGTTGTGGCTCCGGCGACGGCTGACATTCTGGCAAAGTTTGCCAACGGACTCGCCGACGATTTTCTGAGCACGATGTTTCTGGCGACGACTGCTCCGGTAGTTGTCGCACCGGCGATGAACGTGAATATGTGGCAACACCCGGCGGTACAGGCCAATGTCGCCACTCTGCGCGCTCGCGGCGTGAAGATCGTCGAACCGGGCAGCGGATATCTGGCCTGCGGCATGACCGGCGGCGGGAGGCTTGCGGAGCCTGCGGCAATTGCGGCGGCTGTGGCCGAAGTGCTGGCGCGTTCTGGCGAGAAAGATGACTTTGCGGGTGAGACGGTCCTGGTAACGGCGGGCGGTACGCGCGAGGCGATCGATCCGGTGCGGTTCATCGGCAACCGGTCGAGCGGGCGAATGGGATATGCCATCGCCGAAGCTGCGCGGCGTCGTGGAGCGAGGGTGATTCTGGTGAGCGCGCCCGTGAGCCTGGCTGCGCCTGCTGGCTGCGAGATCGTTCCGGTCGTCAGCGCGGAGGAGATGCGCGGGGCGGTGATGTTGCGACTTGCTGAAGCGACTATTGTTGTCATGGCTGCGGCAGTGAGTGACTATCGCGTGAAGCATGTCGCAGAGCAGAAGCTGAAGCGCACTGGTGAGCGCATGCTTGAGCTTGAGCCAACAGAAGACATTCTGGCCGAGACGGCTAAGCGCCGGCGCGAAGGAACGCTGATCGTCGGCTTCGCCGCGGAGACAGAGAATGTTCTGGCCAATGGCCGCGCGAAGCTGGAGCGCAAGGGCGTCGATGCTGTTGTCGTGAATGATGTCTCGTCATCGGAGACGGGATTCGATTCGGACCAGAACGCTGGAAGCTTTCTCACGCGGGACGGCGTGACCGAGCTTCCTGTGATGAGCAAGGTCGAAATGGCCGGGCGGATTCTCGACGAGGTCCGGCGGCTGCGGACTGTGGCAACAGTCGCTCATCGAACAAGCGGAATATAG
- the panC gene encoding pantoate--beta-alanine ligase, producing MRIVTKAEEMQWVCRELRSGGAVLGLVPTMGALHEGHLSLVRRARGECSVVTASIFVNPLQFGPSEDFAKYPRTFAEDCAALEREGVGLVFAPDAAEMYPADAVTTISVPGVGDRLDGASRPGHFSGVATVVAKLLHIVGPARAYFGQKDAAQLAVLRRMVRDLNFDVKLVGCPIVRDADGLAMSSRNTYLSVTERQQALALRRSLLAMEQMISSGERDSNALIARGRQVLGAEPGVRLDYLAVVDADTLLPVEAAKTGRLVAIAAWVGSTRLIDNFVVR from the coding sequence ATGCGGATTGTTACAAAAGCAGAAGAGATGCAGTGGGTGTGCCGCGAGCTGCGCTCGGGCGGTGCCGTTCTGGGGCTCGTCCCGACGATGGGCGCGCTGCACGAAGGCCACCTTTCGCTGGTGCGGCGAGCACGCGGCGAGTGCAGCGTTGTAACGGCCTCGATCTTCGTAAACCCGCTACAGTTTGGTCCGAGTGAAGACTTCGCCAAGTATCCGCGCACCTTCGCTGAGGACTGCGCGGCTCTGGAGCGCGAAGGCGTAGGTCTGGTTTTTGCACCCGATGCAGCCGAGATGTATCCGGCAGACGCAGTCACGACAATCTCCGTGCCCGGTGTCGGCGATCGGCTGGATGGCGCGTCGCGACCGGGACACTTCAGCGGTGTCGCCACAGTAGTGGCGAAACTGTTGCATATCGTTGGTCCGGCTCGCGCCTACTTTGGCCAGAAGGACGCGGCACAATTGGCCGTGCTGCGAAGAATGGTGCGCGATCTGAACTTCGACGTGAAGCTGGTGGGTTGCCCTATCGTCCGCGATGCCGACGGTCTGGCCATGAGCAGCAGAAACACCTATCTGAGCGTCACCGAGCGGCAACAGGCACTGGCGCTGCGGCGGAGCCTGCTGGCGATGGAGCAGATGATCTCGAGCGGCGAGCGCGACAGTAATGCATTGATTGCGCGAGGAAGGCAAGTACTCGGAGCAGAGCCTGGCGTTCGCTTGGACTATCTGGCAGTGGTCGACGCCGATACGCTGTTGCCGGTAGAGGCTGCGAAAACAGGAAGGCTTGTCGCCATTGCGGCCTGGGTGGGCTCAACGCGGCTGATCGACAACTTCGTTGTGCGGTAG
- a CDS encoding glycoside hydrolase family 5 protein, producing the protein MSFLESVFRAMCQIVVALLLCAHTAWAARHRDASADADTRVAKSAMRAPDMGYWHTDEAQILDSWNRPVRIEGINWYGFETRREVPGGLAVQDYHAILDTVKREGYNTVRLPFSNQMIEDPIVPAVPEDIAFGSPNGAINQDLRGLNSLQIMDRIVAYAGQIGLKVILDDHRSEAGDSAEPSGLWYTARYPESSWIADWVALATRYKDNSAVIGMDLRNEPHNAQINGACWDCGGARDWHLAAERAGDAILKINPRLLIFVEGTDSYRGDSTWWGGNLEGVKASPVSLTVAHQLVYSPHVYGPKVYQQPWFNGKTTSRSLEDVWHRQWAYISEWGIAPVWIGEFGTTNDAGDIENSNPGSEGQWFDSLVVYLSRNQEVGWTVWALNGEDADGLLDASYSFPVNGRKQQMMSSIMSPVPGESQEVAGMEPLR; encoded by the coding sequence ATGAGTTTTCTTGAATCGGTCTTTCGTGCGATGTGCCAGATCGTTGTTGCGCTGCTGCTTTGCGCGCACACGGCATGGGCCGCAAGACACAGAGACGCTAGCGCCGATGCGGATACGCGTGTTGCGAAATCAGCAATGCGCGCTCCGGATATGGGGTATTGGCACACGGACGAGGCCCAGATTCTGGACTCGTGGAATAGGCCTGTGCGCATTGAAGGTATCAACTGGTATGGATTCGAGACCCGGCGCGAGGTTCCGGGCGGACTCGCGGTGCAGGATTATCACGCCATTCTCGATACGGTGAAGCGTGAAGGCTACAACACTGTCCGGCTGCCTTTTTCCAACCAGATGATTGAAGACCCGATTGTGCCTGCTGTGCCGGAGGACATTGCATTCGGCAGCCCGAATGGCGCGATCAACCAGGACCTGCGCGGGCTGAACTCGCTCCAGATTATGGACAGGATTGTGGCGTATGCAGGACAGATTGGCCTGAAGGTGATTCTGGATGACCATCGCTCTGAAGCAGGAGACAGCGCTGAGCCAAGTGGGCTTTGGTATACCGCGCGATATCCCGAGTCTTCGTGGATCGCCGACTGGGTTGCTTTGGCAACACGGTACAAAGACAACTCGGCCGTCATCGGCATGGACCTGCGCAATGAGCCGCATAATGCCCAGATCAACGGCGCCTGCTGGGACTGCGGTGGCGCGCGCGACTGGCACCTTGCGGCAGAGCGAGCTGGAGACGCGATTCTGAAGATTAATCCTCGACTGCTGATCTTTGTCGAAGGTACGGACTCCTACCGTGGCGACTCGACGTGGTGGGGCGGCAATCTTGAAGGCGTCAAAGCTTCGCCGGTGTCGCTGACGGTTGCGCACCAGCTGGTGTATTCGCCACACGTCTACGGCCCGAAGGTTTATCAGCAGCCCTGGTTCAATGGAAAGACGACTTCGCGGAGCCTTGAAGATGTCTGGCACAGGCAGTGGGCCTACATCAGTGAGTGGGGCATTGCTCCGGTTTGGATTGGAGAGTTCGGCACAACGAACGACGCTGGAGATATTGAAAACAGCAATCCAGGCAGCGAAGGCCAATGGTTCGACAGCCTGGTTGTATACCTGAGCCGGAACCAGGAAGTGGGCTGGACGGTCTGGGCGCTCAACGGCGAGGACGCCGACGGCCTGCTCGACGCAAGCTACAGCTTTCCCGTAAATGGGCGGAAACAACAGATGATGTCGAGCATCATGTCTCCCGTACCGGGTGAATCTCAGGAGGTTGCCGGAATGGAGCCATTGCGCTGA
- a CDS encoding TonB-dependent receptor — protein sequence MPLSRICSIAFAIPLMLIPAFGAPIADPPPASAQATATLTGTVLDPKGGALPGATVTTYSEVTRLTRHTVTDAHGHFSLANLPAGSYTVEATSSGFAVVTRTVQLTASQTQDISLSLSVGSVSQQVTVQADDYNSVAAQLAPLDAPLDERSARSEITPAFIRNFAPPTADYGELVAMVPGAVTTNSNGVGLGQSSTTFRGFSDGLYDIDFDGIPFYDTNTPTHHSWAFFPSQWIGSVDFDRSPGTASTIGPTPFGGSIHLYSEPMLAEQNMRGGFSYGSFNTVLFDGSYNSGNFGGAAKRSNLFVDVHHMSSDGYQTFNYQTRNAGSLKYTYKLSSNTTLTGFSGVIWLDANSPNLSSTRAQLLSEGDNYLLQNTDPTQANYYPYNHYHVPTDFEYVGIDSNLGHGWTLDVKPYTYNYDNSEFYAKQPKGGAPINPTVCGTPVKGISPCAVDKYNSYRKYGETSALSQVSKFGVFRTGIWYEWAATNRHQFPSNPFTLKDDVLPNFSEKFWTNSYQPYAEFQFMATSKLTITPGIKFAYYTMDLTQYADNGGKIGSKNPITGQPFTSTSNSVDYHSWLPAIDASYRLRSNWSVYGQLATGSVVPPSSVYDVAGALVGTPPKPQTSTTVQTGTVVKLNRVTFDADFYRTRFQNTYSSSTDNDPNSPLYGESIQYISPSSTTLGVEGESNISLTHGLSMYLNATRGQATYVGTLTASCVAKTAGCTSSSPTVTVKTPSGLWVAGTPTDTEAEGLTYQQRGWDLGFFNKRVGSQWQDNGAYHNQQQTPSFSVANLFLNYTLHNNTRFDQTKIRLSVNNLLNSHNETGDSLGGPLTAATFSSGGLTYTDPFAGTTASSPGYTGGFNLADNPNLLPGRSIILSITFGFSPKR from the coding sequence ATGCCTTTGTCTCGAATTTGTTCGATTGCTTTTGCCATTCCTCTTATGCTCATCCCTGCCTTCGGAGCGCCTATCGCCGATCCACCACCGGCCAGCGCGCAGGCAACGGCGACCCTTACCGGCACGGTGCTCGATCCGAAGGGCGGTGCGCTTCCCGGCGCTACTGTCACGACATATAGCGAAGTCACACGGCTCACACGACATACCGTTACAGATGCACACGGGCACTTTTCATTGGCCAATTTGCCGGCTGGCAGCTACACCGTTGAGGCCACCTCTTCCGGCTTTGCTGTCGTAACGCGCACGGTGCAGCTTACCGCGAGCCAGACCCAGGACATCTCGCTATCCCTAAGCGTCGGCAGCGTCTCGCAGCAGGTCACCGTGCAGGCCGACGACTACAACTCCGTCGCCGCGCAACTTGCGCCGCTCGATGCTCCTCTCGATGAGCGCTCGGCACGCTCCGAGATTACGCCCGCCTTCATCCGCAACTTTGCGCCTCCGACGGCAGATTATGGTGAGCTGGTCGCTATGGTTCCGGGCGCCGTCACGACCAACTCGAATGGTGTCGGTCTGGGACAGAGCAGCACCACCTTTCGCGGCTTCTCCGACGGCCTCTACGATATCGACTTCGATGGGATTCCCTTCTACGACACGAACACGCCCACACACCACTCCTGGGCGTTCTTCCCGTCGCAGTGGATTGGCAGCGTTGACTTCGATCGTAGCCCTGGCACGGCGTCCACCATTGGGCCCACGCCCTTTGGCGGCTCCATCCATCTTTACTCCGAACCCATGCTGGCCGAGCAGAACATGCGCGGCGGCTTCTCGTACGGCTCCTTCAATACGGTTCTCTTCGACGGCAGCTACAACTCAGGCAACTTCGGAGGCGCAGCCAAGCGCTCGAACCTGTTCGTCGATGTCCATCACATGTCCTCGGATGGCTATCAGACCTTCAACTATCAGACGCGCAACGCAGGCTCGCTCAAGTACACCTACAAGCTCTCCAGCAACACGACGCTGACGGGCTTCAGCGGTGTCATCTGGCTCGATGCCAATTCACCGAACCTCTCTTCGACGCGTGCCCAGTTGCTGTCTGAAGGTGACAACTACCTTCTGCAAAACACCGATCCGACCCAGGCGAACTACTATCCGTACAACCACTACCACGTTCCCACAGACTTCGAGTATGTAGGCATCGACTCCAACCTCGGGCACGGCTGGACGCTCGACGTGAAACCCTACACGTACAACTACGACAACTCCGAGTTCTATGCGAAGCAGCCAAAGGGTGGGGCGCCGATCAACCCCACCGTCTGCGGCACACCTGTGAAAGGCATCAGCCCTTGCGCAGTGGACAAGTACAACAGCTACCGCAAGTACGGCGAGACCAGCGCCCTCAGCCAGGTTTCAAAGTTTGGGGTCTTTCGTACAGGCATCTGGTATGAGTGGGCCGCGACCAACCGGCACCAGTTTCCATCGAATCCCTTCACGCTCAAGGACGACGTGCTGCCGAACTTCAGCGAGAAGTTCTGGACCAACTCCTACCAGCCCTATGCTGAGTTCCAGTTCATGGCCACCAGCAAGCTGACTATTACACCCGGCATCAAGTTCGCCTACTACACGATGGACCTGACGCAGTATGCCGACAACGGTGGCAAGATCGGCAGTAAAAACCCGATCACGGGCCAGCCGTTCACTTCCACCAGTAACTCGGTCGATTATCACTCGTGGCTGCCTGCAATCGATGCCAGCTACCGCCTGCGTTCGAACTGGTCTGTCTATGGACAGCTCGCCACCGGCAGTGTGGTTCCGCCCAGCAGCGTCTATGACGTTGCCGGCGCATTGGTTGGCACGCCGCCGAAGCCACAGACCTCAACTACTGTTCAGACCGGTACCGTCGTCAAGCTGAATCGTGTGACCTTCGACGCCGACTTCTATCGCACGCGCTTCCAGAATACGTACTCGTCGTCTACCGATAACGACCCCAACTCGCCGCTCTATGGTGAGTCGATCCAGTACATCTCGCCCAGCTCAACCACGCTTGGTGTCGAGGGCGAGTCCAATATCTCGCTTACACACGGCCTGAGCATGTACCTGAACGCGACGCGCGGGCAGGCCACCTATGTCGGCACGCTCACTGCTTCCTGTGTCGCGAAGACTGCGGGCTGCACCTCTTCGTCTCCGACGGTCACAGTGAAGACGCCATCAGGCCTCTGGGTTGCCGGAACGCCGACCGACACCGAGGCCGAAGGCCTGACCTACCAGCAGCGCGGCTGGGACCTCGGCTTCTTCAACAAGCGTGTTGGCTCGCAGTGGCAGGACAACGGCGCCTACCACAACCAGCAGCAGACTCCCTCTTTCAGTGTGGCCAATCTCTTCCTGAACTACACACTGCATAACAACACGCGCTTCGATCAGACCAAGATTCGTCTGAGCGTCAACAACCTGCTCAACTCGCACAATGAGACTGGCGACAGCCTGGGCGGCCCGCTGACCGCAGCGACGTTCTCATCGGGCGGCCTTACCTATACCGATCCCTTTGCAGGCACGACTGCTTCTTCGCCGGGCTATACCGGAGGGTTCAATCTTGCCGATAACCCGAACCTGCTGCCTGGCCGCAGCATCATTCTGAGCATTACCTTCGGGTTCTCGCCTAAGCGCTAA
- a CDS encoding methyltransferase family protein, which produces MRNVVRLMVISSAAPPRAAEVSDGFGRMPPVASKPWQQLKPTRRESALQARLKRPTIKAMPVYVCAILALGWALWFAPFLRKWNQRAAKKSDSRSRWGMLLEFIAYALLWMRHSWSYHPALWRIFVSVALFAVGALLSWAATNALGIHLRFEAAISDGHKLIRTGPYALVRHPIYASMLAVLLATGIVVTPWRLFVVALVVFLIGTEIRVQTEDNLLANHFGSEFSEYRKSVPAYIPLVR; this is translated from the coding sequence GTGCGAAACGTCGTCAGACTCATGGTCATCTCCAGTGCAGCTCCACCGCGCGCCGCCGAAGTATCGGACGGCTTTGGCCGGATGCCACCTGTTGCCAGCAAACCCTGGCAGCAGTTAAAGCCTACGCGCCGCGAATCCGCACTGCAAGCCCGTCTCAAGCGGCCTACAATCAAAGCTATGCCGGTCTATGTCTGTGCCATCCTTGCCCTGGGGTGGGCGCTGTGGTTTGCACCATTCCTGCGCAAATGGAACCAGCGTGCCGCAAAAAAGAGCGACAGCCGTTCGCGTTGGGGAATGCTGCTGGAGTTCATTGCCTACGCGCTGCTCTGGATGAGGCACTCGTGGTCTTATCATCCTGCGTTGTGGAGGATATTTGTTTCCGTGGCGTTGTTTGCGGTGGGTGCGCTGCTTTCGTGGGCTGCGACGAACGCGCTCGGCATCCATCTGCGCTTTGAGGCCGCCATCAGCGACGGACACAAGCTCATCCGCACCGGCCCCTATGCGCTTGTGCGGCATCCCATCTATGCCTCGATGCTCGCGGTACTGTTGGCGACGGGCATCGTCGTGACTCCGTGGAGATTGTTTGTCGTGGCGCTCGTTGTCTTCCTGATCGGCACCGAGATCCGCGTCCAGACCGAAGACAACCTGCTCGCCAACCACTTCGGCAGCGAGTTCAGTGAGTACCGGAAGAGCGTCCCAGCCTATATTCCGCTTGTTCGATGA
- the panB gene encoding 3-methyl-2-oxobutanoate hydroxymethyltransferase has translation MSLTTFRTAPAGAGSESVARETRTTEIPLSKVTVPSLLEKKARRQPIVSLTAYDYASARLLDEAGLDIVLVGDSLAMVMQGYENTLAITMDEMLVYTRGVRRAVRHALVVADMPFGSYQADEQTGVANAIRFVKEAGAEAVKLEGGRERAALVRRLTAAEIPVMGHIGLTPQSVHRMGGYKVQGKTTAAMEELRTDALALEDAGCFSIVLEGVPRELARLVTEELHIPTIGIGAGPDCDGQILVLHDMMTMTFSEPAKFVRRYADVADVMRTALADYKRDVEARTFPSDEESYHLPRETRKSLEVMTGLAG, from the coding sequence ATGAGTCTGACGACGTTTCGCACGGCGCCTGCCGGAGCTGGAAGTGAGAGTGTCGCGCGTGAGACGCGCACCACAGAAATTCCCCTCAGCAAAGTAACAGTACCTTCGCTGCTTGAGAAAAAAGCACGGAGGCAGCCCATCGTTTCGCTGACGGCGTATGACTATGCCAGCGCGCGTCTGCTGGACGAAGCCGGGCTCGACATCGTGCTGGTGGGCGACTCGCTGGCCATGGTGATGCAGGGTTACGAGAACACGCTGGCGATCACGATGGACGAGATGCTGGTCTACACGCGCGGCGTACGACGGGCTGTGCGTCACGCGCTGGTTGTGGCAGACATGCCTTTCGGTAGCTATCAGGCTGATGAACAGACGGGCGTCGCGAACGCAATCCGGTTTGTGAAAGAAGCGGGAGCCGAGGCAGTGAAGCTCGAAGGCGGCCGCGAGCGCGCTGCGCTGGTGCGGCGTCTGACGGCAGCGGAGATTCCTGTGATGGGCCACATCGGCCTGACTCCGCAGAGCGTTCACCGCATGGGCGGCTACAAGGTGCAGGGCAAGACGACGGCCGCGATGGAAGAGTTGCGAACGGATGCGCTGGCGCTGGAAGACGCGGGCTGTTTCTCCATCGTGCTGGAAGGAGTCCCTAGAGAGCTTGCGCGCCTGGTGACGGAAGAGCTGCACATTCCCACGATCGGCATTGGCGCCGGGCCGGATTGCGATGGGCAGATTCTGGTGCTGCACGACATGATGACGATGACCTTCTCCGAGCCGGCGAAGTTTGTTCGCCGCTATGCGGACGTTGCCGACGTGATGCGCACGGCACTCGCAGATTACAAGCGCGACGTCGAAGCGCGTACGTTCCCTTCGGACGAGGAGAGCTACCACCTGCCGCGCGAGACCCGGAAGTCGCTTGAAGTCATGACCGGATTGGCGGGGTAA
- the ruvA gene encoding Holliday junction branch migration protein RuvA gives MIAHLRGRLFSKTPNQAIVECGGVGYDVNISVATFSALPAEGAEASLHIHTHVREDQFALFGFAERDEKRLFEKLLTISGIGPKLAITVLSGISSDRLVGAIRSGDHGTLTKIPGIGKKTAERVVLELKDKLDDLAVTLPATAAAGRTPAGDDALSALVNLGYARPVAQQAIETAIARNPDIISDFEAIFRAAMAVIR, from the coding sequence ATGATTGCCCATCTGCGCGGACGCCTCTTCTCGAAGACACCCAATCAGGCCATCGTCGAATGTGGCGGAGTTGGCTATGACGTGAATATCAGCGTGGCGACCTTTTCGGCGCTGCCTGCGGAGGGCGCTGAGGCTTCGCTTCATATTCACACGCATGTCCGCGAAGATCAGTTTGCGCTGTTTGGTTTCGCCGAGCGGGACGAGAAGCGGCTCTTCGAGAAGCTGCTGACGATTTCAGGCATAGGGCCAAAGCTGGCGATTACGGTGTTGAGCGGCATCAGCTCGGACCGCCTGGTCGGGGCTATCCGTTCGGGCGACCACGGTACGCTCACGAAGATTCCGGGGATTGGGAAGAAGACGGCTGAGCGCGTTGTTCTGGAGCTCAAGGACAAGCTCGACGATCTGGCTGTTACGCTGCCTGCGACTGCGGCCGCGGGCCGCACTCCTGCCGGGGACGATGCGCTCTCGGCGCTGGTCAACCTTGGCTATGCGCGGCCGGTGGCGCAACAGGCCATTGAAACAGCGATTGCCCGCAACCCGGATATTATCAGCGACTTCGAAGCAATTTTCCGCGCTGCAATGGCTGTAATCCGCTGA
- a CDS encoding ABC transporter permease, with protein sequence MEFKEAVKIALQSLWANKLRSILTLLGVVIAVTSVIAVVTLVNGARTYVTTKFSRYGADVFTVSKMPQIITSSEEYTRFQKRKDVLFDDYLYVQENCKRCVAMGAMQSTVGLIVRGTQSVTDTQIRGYTWQMPSLQNLNIEQGRGFTEADEQHASRVCIIGTDIQDHLFPGINPLGQEIRVDGTPYTIIGISEKQGSTFGQSQDNWVGVPLTSYQKNYGTQKTLTIYVKAGSSGPVLDDAADEVRVLMRSRRHDAPGAPDSFELDENNTLVGFFDTITNSFGAVAGGLALIALVVGGIVIMNIMLVSVTERTREIGIRKALGAKPRDILIQFLIESGTIALVGGFFGVFGGIVVAELITIVAGFPSAIALWSVLLGLVMAAGTGVFFGVYPARKAALLDPIVALRAD encoded by the coding sequence ATGGAATTCAAGGAAGCCGTCAAGATTGCTCTGCAGTCGCTGTGGGCCAACAAGCTCCGCTCCATCCTGACGCTGCTCGGCGTGGTGATCGCCGTGACGAGCGTCATTGCGGTGGTCACGCTGGTCAATGGCGCGAGGACGTATGTCACGACGAAGTTCTCGCGGTATGGCGCTGACGTCTTCACGGTCTCGAAGATGCCGCAGATCATCACAAGCTCCGAGGAATATACGCGCTTTCAGAAGCGCAAGGACGTTCTGTTCGACGACTACCTTTATGTGCAGGAGAACTGCAAGCGCTGTGTGGCGATGGGCGCGATGCAGTCGACGGTGGGGCTGATTGTGCGGGGGACGCAGTCGGTGACGGACACACAGATTCGCGGCTATACGTGGCAGATGCCTTCGCTGCAGAATCTGAACATCGAACAGGGACGCGGGTTTACGGAGGCGGACGAGCAGCACGCTTCGCGGGTGTGCATTATTGGAACGGACATTCAGGACCATCTGTTTCCGGGGATCAATCCGCTGGGGCAGGAGATTCGAGTGGATGGCACTCCTTATACGATCATCGGGATCAGCGAGAAGCAGGGGAGCACGTTTGGGCAGAGCCAGGACAACTGGGTTGGTGTGCCGCTGACTTCTTATCAGAAGAACTATGGCACGCAGAAGACGCTGACGATCTATGTGAAGGCGGGGTCGTCGGGACCGGTGCTGGATGATGCGGCGGACGAGGTGCGCGTGCTGATGCGGTCGCGGCGGCATGATGCTCCGGGAGCGCCGGACTCGTTTGAACTGGATGAGAACAACACGCTGGTTGGCTTCTTCGATACGATTACGAACTCGTTTGGCGCAGTGGCGGGCGGCCTCGCACTGATTGCGCTGGTCGTCGGCGGCATCGTGATTATGAACATCATGCTGGTGAGCGTGACAGAGCGCACGCGCGAGATTGGCATTCGCAAGGCCCTGGGAGCGAAGCCGAGAGACATTCTGATTCAGTTTCTGATTGAGTCCGGAACGATTGCATTGGTCGGCGGTTTTTTTGGAGTCTTCGGCGGCATCGTGGTTGCGGAGCTGATTACGATTGTGGCTGGGTTTCCGTCGGCGATTGCGTTGTGGAGTGTGCTGCTGGGGCTGGTGATGGCTGCGGGCACGGGTGTTTTCTTTGGTGTTTATCCGGCGCGTAAGGCCGCGCTGCTGGACCCGATCGTGGCTTTGCGAGCGGACTAG